One Hemibagrus wyckioides isolate EC202008001 linkage group LG09, SWU_Hwy_1.0, whole genome shotgun sequence DNA segment encodes these proteins:
- the LOC131359355 gene encoding b(0,+)-type amino acid transporter 1-like, translated as MTSNENKGLRLKREVGLISAISLVAGTMIGSGIFMSPQFVISNVGSPGASLIIWAVCGLLTVCAALSYTELGTMFRESGGEFIYLLRIYGPLPAFFVAYTFTIVLKPASISAIALSLAQYAVAPFYPGCMPPTLVVKCIAAVSILVVVTINMLNVRFAMAIQVIFLVAKVVGLIVIVIGGIVTMAQNGLESLGNPDTSFEGTTLEISAIGMALFQGFWSFAGWYNLNFVLEEVKNPEVNLPRALMIAIPMVTILYLLVNISYLAVMTPREMMMSSAVAVTWGNKVLGSWGWVMSIAAALSSFGTLNGSFFSGGRICFVAAREGHMPSILSMAHVHRFTPSPALMFTSIIAFIVLIPGDFQGIINFFSFASWFFYGLTVSGLLYLKIKKSDLPSTYKVPIFIPILVILVAVFLVLAPIIDNPQLEYLYVTLFILSGSLIYFPFIHFKLCPHLLDKLTVFLQLLLEVAPADKNV; from the exons ATGACAAGCAACGAGAACAAAGGCCTGAGGCTTAAGCGGGAGGTAGGGTTAATTAGTGCGATCTCTCTGGTCGCAGGCACTATGATAGGATCGGGGATCTTTATGTCCCCTCAGTTTGTAATCTCCAATGTTGGAAGCCCTGGAGCGAGCTTGATCATCTGGGCTGTGTGTGGCCTGTTGACTGTATGTGCTGCGCTCAGTTATACAGAGCTCGGCACCATGTTCAGAGAATCCGGAGGTGAATTCATCTACCTACTGAGAATCTACGGACCCTTACCAGCATTCTTTGTGGCATATACGTTCACAATCGTGTTGAAGCCAGCAAGTATATCGGCTATAGCCTTGAGTTTAGCTCAGTATGCTGTGGCTCCTTTTTATCCAGGCTGCATGCCACCTACATTGGTGGTGAAATGTATAGCAGCAGTGTCCATTTTGGTGGTGGTGACCATCAATATGCTGAATGTTCGCTTTGCCATGGCCATTCAGGTTATCTTCCTAGTGGCCAAAGTGGTGGGTCTGATAGTAATTGTTATTGGTGGAATAGTTACCATGGCTCAAAATGGCCTGGAAAGCCTTGGAAATCCAGACACTTCTTTTGAGGGTACAACTTTGGAGATCAGTGCCATTGGAATGGCTCTGTTTCAAGGATTTTGGTCTTTCGCTGGATGGTACAATTTAAACTTTGTTCTTGAGGAAGTGAAAAATCCAGAG GTAAATCTTCCACGGGCATTGATGATTGCCATCCCAATGGTGACGATCCTTTACTTGCTGGTCAATATCAGCTATTTGGCCGTCATGACTCCTAGAGAGATGATGATGTCCAGTGCTGTAGCAGTTACATGGGG CAATAAAGTGCTGGGCAGCTGGGGCTGGGTGATGTCTATTGCAGCAGCTTTATCTAGCTTTGGCACGCTGAACGGCTCGTTCTTCAGTGGTGGACGAATTTGCTTCGTGGCTGCACGAGAGGGTCACATG CCTAGTATCCTGTCCATGGCCCATGTACATCGCTTCACTCCCTCTCCAGCTCTCATGTTTACCAGCATCATCGCCTTCATTGTGCTCATTCCTGGTGACTTCCAGGGAATAATCAACTTCTTTAG CTTTGCATCCTGGTTCTTCTATGGATTGACGGTATCTGGCCTGCTCTATTTAAAAATCAAAAAGTCTGATCTTCCAAGTACATACAAg GTACCCATTTTTATACCCATTCTGGTGATTCTGGTGGCTGTGTTCCTGGTTCTAGCTCCCATCATTGACAATCCTCAGCTCGAGTACCTGTATGTCACTCTCTTCATCCTAAGTGGATCtctgatttattttccattcattcaCTTCAAACTGTGTCCACACCTGCTGGACAAACTCACAGTCTTCCTGCAGCTCTTGCTGGAGGTGGCGCCAGCTGACAAAAATGTGTAA